A window of the Henckelia pumila isolate YLH828 chromosome 3, ASM3356847v2, whole genome shotgun sequence genome harbors these coding sequences:
- the LOC140886934 gene encoding protein SUPPRESSOR OF K(+) TRANSPORT GROWTH DEFECT 1 yields MYSNFKEQAIEYVRQAVAEDNAGNYAKAFPLYMNALEYFKTHLKYEKNPKIKEAITQKFTEYLRRAEEIRAVLDEGGSGPASNGDAAVATRPKTKKDGNDGEDVDKEKLRAGLSSAIIREKPNVKWNDVAGLESAKQALQEAVILPVKFPQFFTGKRHPWRAFLLYGPPGTGKSYLAKAVATEADSTFFSVSSSDLVSKWMGESEKLVSNLFQMARESSPSIIFVDEIDSLCGQRGEGNESEASRRIKTELLVQMQGVGHNDDKVLVLAATNTPYALDQAVRRRFDKRIYIPLPDLKARQHMFKVHLGDTPHNLSESDFEVLARKTEGFSGSDISVCVKDVLFEPVRKTQDAMFFIKASNGTWMPCGPKQPGAVQITMQELAVQGLAAKIIPPPISKTDFDKVLARQRPTVSKSDLEVHERFTKEFGEEG; encoded by the exons ATGTATAGTAATTTCAAAGAACAAGCAATCGAGTATGTGCGGCAGGCAGTGGCGGAAGACAATGCCGGAAACTATGCGAAAGCCTTCCCTTTGTATATGAACGCTTTAGAGTATTTCAAAACCCATCTTAAGTACGAAAAGAATCCTAAAATCAAGGAAGCCATCACGCAGAAGTTTACCGAGTACTTGCGTCGGGCTGAGGAGATACGGGCCGTACTCGACGAGGGCGGGTCGGGCCCCGCGTCAAACGGTGATGCTGCTGTGGCCACCCGGCCGAAAACCAAAAAGGATGGGAATGATGGGGAGGATGTGGATAAGGAGAAGCTGCGAGCTGGGTTGAGTTCTGCTATAATTAGGGAGAAGCCGAATGTTAAGTGGAATGATGTTGCTGGATTGGAGAGCGCGAAGCAGGCTTTGCAGGAGGCAGTGATTCTTCCTGTGAAATTCCCACAATTCTTTACTG GCAAGAGGCATCCATGGAGGGCTTTTCTTTTATATGGTCCTCCTGGAACAGGAAAGTCATACTTGGCCAAGGCTGTTGCAACTGAAGCTGATTCAACCTTTTTCAG TGTTTCTTCTTCAGACTTGGTTTCGAAGTGGATGGGTGAAAGTGAGAAGCTTGTCTCCAACCTTTTCCAAATGGCTCGCGAAAGTTCTCCCTCTATCATATTTGTTGATGAAATAGATTCCTTGTGTGGCCAGCGTGGAGAAGGAAACGAGAGTGAAGCTTCAAGACGTATTAAAACAGAGTTGTTGGTGCAGATGCAG GGTGTAGGCCACAATGATGATAAAGTTCTTGTTCTTGCTGCTACAAATACTCCTTATGCCCTTGACCAG GCTGTTAGGCGACGATTTGACAAGCGTATATATATACCTCTCCCAGATCTGAAGGCACGCCAACACATGTTCAAA GTGCATCTAGGAGATACTCCTCATAACTTGTCTGAAAGTGACTTTGAAGTCCTAGCTCGGAAAACCGAAGGCTTTTCTGGTTCAGATATTTCTGTTTGT GTTAAGGATGTTTTATTTGAGCCTGTACGTAAAACACAAGATGCTATGTTCTTCATCAAAGCTTCTAACGGTACATGGATGCCATGTGGACCCAAGCAACCAGGCGCTGTCCAGATAACCATGCAGGAGCTTGCTGTACAAGGACTTGCTGCGAAG